In Novipirellula caenicola, the genomic stretch GAATTGTCGCGGACGGGGATGAAGTTCAATCATGCCTACAGCATGCCGGTATGCCATCCGTCGCGGTTGACGTTGATGTCAGGTCAATATCCGTTTCGCCACGGTCAAGTGACCTGGGGCGACTATCCCAAGGCCGCGGAAGAGACCACGTTTTCGAGGTGCTTGCAGCGCGCCGGGTACGCGACAGGGATTGTCGGCAAGTGGCAACTCGCTCTGCTCGGTGACGACCCGCTGCATCCGCAGCGTCTGGGGTTTGATCACTGGGAATTGTTCGGTTGGCACGAAGGCCCGCGTTACTACGAGCCGATGATTTACCGAAATGGGCAAGTTCGCGACGACACGCTCGGGCATTACGGCCCCGATCTCTATCAACGCGGATTGATTGAATTTATCAAATCCAATCGCGACCGTCCCTTCATGGCATATTATTCCATGGCTTTGGCGCACGAAGTCACCGACGATCTGAGCCCGCCCGTTCCCCATGGACCGTTTGATCGCTACGACAGCTACCCTGAGATGGTTGCGGAACTCGATCAAGCGGTGGGACGATTGGTGGCCGCTTTAAACGCACTGCAACTTCGTGAGCAAACGCTGATCCTGTTCCTGGCCGACAACGGGACACCACCGGAAATCATCATTCGCGCCGATGGCGAGGAATTGATCCGGACTCCCGTCGTTTCTCGTTGCAACGGATTGGATATCCCCGGCGGAAAAAAACAGCTGACCAACGCCGGCACCAACGTACCGATGATCGCCAATTGGCCAGGAACCATTCGGCCGGGGCAAGTCGTCGACGACTTGGTGGATTTCAGTGACATTTTGCCCACGTTTCTAGATTTGGCGCAAGCACCGCTGCCGCCCGACGTCTCACTGGATGGCGTGAGCTTTGCAGATCGGCTTCGCGGCCGCGGCGCATCACCGCGGCAATTTGCATACTGCGAAGAAGCCGTTTTGCCCAAAGCCGGCGGTGTCGAACCAGACGGCGAAAGCTCGGGGCTGAAATGGGTACGCACTCAGGATTGGAAACTTTACAACGACGGGCGGCTCTATCACATGAGCGAGGACGAACGCGAGCAATATCCTTATCGGGCCGCAGAAGATGACGCCACACGCTCGGCGATTCGTGCGAAACTGCAGAAGACATTTGCGGATCTTGGACTTCGCACGAATTGACGCTCAGGACTAAACAGGGGCGAGACCGATTGGTTCATGGTTGGATGGTTCCAATTGGCGCGATTCGATTGCCAATAAATCCCTTGGTTCGCTTGAATTACGTTTCAACTTCCCCGCGGAGGTGTAAGATGGAGTCAGCCATGACTTCAGAGGATTTTTGAACGTGAATCCAAACCACTCCGCCCTCACTGATGATGCCGCCAACGACGCATTTGACGCCACGGGGCAATTTCGGCATTGGACCGGGCTGCAATCGATCCGAGTCGATCCCTCGCTTCGCGACGCCAATTTGCTGCAAGTCGTGCGAAAGGATCGGCACGGCCGCATCGAATATGCCAACGAAGCCTTTTGCCAACATCATCGTCAAGCGTTTGCCCAATTGGTTGGTAAGACCGACTTCGATTACCTCCCCAAACCGGCCGCCGAGGTTTGGAGCGAACGTGATCAGGCGGTCATCCAATCAGGCCGGCCGGACCATGTGATCGAAGAGCACATTTCGACCAGTGGGAAACACAGCTTCGTCGAAGTGCTGCGAATTCCCATGCGAGACCAGGAGGGAACCGTCAGCGGCGTCGAAGTCGTCTATTGGGATCTGAAAAACAACGGCAAGAGCACCGCGGAGCTCAAGCAATCACAATTCCTGCTGAACACGCTGCTCGAAAACATTCCCGACGCGGTCTATTTCAAAGACAAGAAGAGTCGCTTCATCCGCATCAGCAACGCATTGGCCAGACTGTTTCATCTCGATGATCCTAGTGAAGCGGTTGGCAAGACCGACGCCGATTTCTTTGGCTCGGTCCACGCCGAAGCGGCAATGGCGGATGAACGCCAAATCATGGAGACGGGCGAACCGGTGATCGCCAAAGTGGAGCGAGAAACCTGGGACGACCGCGATGACACCTGGTGCTCGACGACCAAGTTGCCACTTCGTGACGAGTCCGGCGAGGTGATTGGCACCTTTGGTGTGTCTCGAGATGTCACCGAACAAATTCGCGCCGAGATCGAACTGGCTCGTGAACGCGATCTGCTGAAGACGATCACCAACAACATTCCGGACCCGATCTACGTCAAAGACCGCGCGAGTCGTTTCATCACCGGCAACGCGGCGCTGCTTCGATTGTTAGGAGTCGATTCAATTGACGATTTGGTTGGCAAGACCGATTACGATTTTTCGCCGCCTGAAATCGCTTGCAACTTCGTCGCCGACGATCAAATTGTGATGCGTTCGGGCGAACCGCTGATCGAAAAAGAAGAGACGATCCAATTGGCCGATGGTCGCCGGAATTGGATCCTGACCACCAAGGTGCCGCTGTGTGACGAAGACGGCACGGTCAAAGGGATGGTGGGCATTGGCCGGGACATTACCGCTCGCAAACTGGCGGCCGAAGAAGTGATGGCTGCCAAGAATGCCGCTGACACCGCCAATCGCGCAAAGAGCGAATTTCTTGCGAACATGAGCCACGAGATTCGCACCCCGATGAACGGCATCATCGGCATGACGGAATTGTTGACCGCGACCAACATGACGAGTGAGCAGCGTGAATTCCTAGGTTTTGTTCAGGAGTCTGCCGACTCGCTACTAAGGCTGCTTAACGACATCCTTGACTTTTCTAAGATCGAAGCGGGCCGCTTGGAACTGGAACAAGTCCACTTTGACCTTCGCAACTGCATTGGCAAGGCCGTTAAATTGCTGACGCTCAAAGCAGACGAAAAACACATCGAATTGGCGGGCCGGATCGATCCGAGCATTCCTAATGAATTGCTGGGTGACCCAGGACGACTGCGGCAAATCATCGTGAACTTCGTTGGCAATGCGATCAAGTTTACCGAATCGGGCGAAGTGGTCGTCGATGTCAATCCCGAAGAGGTGACGGACGAATCGGCGCTGCTGCATGTCACGGTTCGTGACACGGGGATCGGCATTCCTAAAGAGAAGCAATCCAAGATTTTCGAAGCCTTCTCGCAGGCCGACGCCTCCACCACGCGGCATTTCGGCGGCACCGGGCTGGGGTTGACGATATCGTCACGACTGATCGATTTGATGGGCGGCCGAGTCTGGCTTGAAAGCCAACCAGGGGTCGGAACGACTTTTCATTTCCTAGTCCGCTTTGGCGTGGCCGATGATCAATCGCCGCGGCGGCCTGCCGAACTCTCGTCGTTGAGCAATACTCGCGTGCTCGTCGTCGATGACAATTCGACCAACCGCCGGATCCTGCAAGAGGTGTTGCTGTTTTGGCAAATGCAACCGACGTTGGCTGACAGCGGGGCACAAGCGTTGGAAAAGATCGCTGAATCGGTCGACAACGATGCTCCGTTCGGTTTGATCTTGTTGGATTATCACATGCCCAACATGGATGGGATTGAATTCGCTGAACGGATCTGCGACGAGTACCGCGACAAATATGGGCCGATCATCATCCTGTCGTCTTCGGTCAGCGGGTTGGATCCACCGCGACTGCGTGAATGCGGAGTCGCCCGGTATTTGACCAAACCTGTGATCGTATCCGAGCTGCTCGACGCGGTGCTGGGCGTGATGGGGATTATCAGCCCGAAACCCGAGACGCCAACGATCGAACCCGAGGCTCCGAAAACTCCGCCACGAAAAATCTTGCTCGTCGAAGATGGCGCGATCAACCAACGAGTCGCGTTGGGTTTTCTAAAGAAATGGAATCACGAGGTCGAATTGGCGGTCAATGGTCGCGAAGCCGTCGAAGCGACCAAGAAACAATCGTTCGATGTGATTTTGATGGACATCCAAATGCCGGAAATGAACGGACTCGAAGCCACCGCGGCGATTCGCAAGTCAGAGGAGGGCACGAACCAACATCAGTACATCGTCGCGATGACCGCCGAAGCAATGAAGGGCGATCGTGAGAAATGTTTAAACGCAGGCATGGATGATTACATTTCAAAACCCTTTAATCCTGATGAATTGCAGGACGTGATTGCCAGAGCCACCAAGCAAACCGACTCCAGTGCTACTGAGGCCATCACTACAGAAGCTTCGGCTGATGCCTCTGCTGCCGATAAACCGGAACCGGCTGCCACCACGACACAGCAAGGCGATGAACCAGACGCCGTCGAATCAACCGAACCGATGCTCGATTGGGGGCATGCGGTGCGACAGATGGGCGGCGACGAGAACTTGGCAATCGAAGTCCTCAGAACGTTCCAGGACGAAGTCCCCACGTTGATCCGTCAAATGCGATCGGCGATCAAGCAAAACGATCCAACTACGCTGTGCCGAAGCGCTCACACGATGAAGGGATCATCACGCTTCTTTGGCCTTAGCGAGATCATTGACATCAGTGCCAGCATCGAATCGAGCGGTATGGAAATGGAAATCGCCGCGGCCGAAGAGGCGGTCGATCAACTCGAACGGACTTGCGAACGCCTACTGCGAGAAATCGAAAAACGACTTGCGTCCCATCCGGCAAATTCGGATGACGCCGCGTCTTGATGGTCGCAATCCCCATGACGAATGTGGTGTACTAGAACCGCGAGAGTCGCCCCTTCGTCCCAAAAGTCCCGAGAAAGCCAAAGTGAATATGGAGGAAGCCAACCCAAGCTGGACCTTTATTCCAGCCCCCGATTTCAGTGTGCCGGTTCCGCCGGTCACCGATGCGGCTCGCGGCACACTGAAAAGCACATGGCATTTTATCCGTCACGCACTGCGTCGCTCGAGTCAGAGCACATTCACCCCGGCGACGGATTTGGACAGTCCCGCGGAAAGCCTGCTGTCGAACGTCACGCCCATGATGGACCCGGTGCACGCCGCCCGTGGATTGACCGATTCGATCGGGGACACTTGGTTCGAATGCGAATCGTCATCGCACCGCATCCGACCAGTCATCGGGCCGCCGGGATGTGACGTTTCCGCGATTCTGCAGCAATTGGCCGAGCAACGCGAACTTCGCGTCCTAGGGGTTCCGCCTGCGGATTCCTTGCTTGAACCATCGACGGACGATGCCATCTCTGCGATCGAAGATGACCTACCGGATCGAGACGTCTTAGTGGTTCCACATCTGGAACGCTG encodes the following:
- a CDS encoding PAS domain-containing protein, whose translation is MNPNHSALTDDAANDAFDATGQFRHWTGLQSIRVDPSLRDANLLQVVRKDRHGRIEYANEAFCQHHRQAFAQLVGKTDFDYLPKPAAEVWSERDQAVIQSGRPDHVIEEHISTSGKHSFVEVLRIPMRDQEGTVSGVEVVYWDLKNNGKSTAELKQSQFLLNTLLENIPDAVYFKDKKSRFIRISNALARLFHLDDPSEAVGKTDADFFGSVHAEAAMADERQIMETGEPVIAKVERETWDDRDDTWCSTTKLPLRDESGEVIGTFGVSRDVTEQIRAEIELARERDLLKTITNNIPDPIYVKDRASRFITGNAALLRLLGVDSIDDLVGKTDYDFSPPEIACNFVADDQIVMRSGEPLIEKEETIQLADGRRNWILTTKVPLCDEDGTVKGMVGIGRDITARKLAAEEVMAAKNAADTANRAKSEFLANMSHEIRTPMNGIIGMTELLTATNMTSEQREFLGFVQESADSLLRLLNDILDFSKIEAGRLELEQVHFDLRNCIGKAVKLLTLKADEKHIELAGRIDPSIPNELLGDPGRLRQIIVNFVGNAIKFTESGEVVVDVNPEEVTDESALLHVTVRDTGIGIPKEKQSKIFEAFSQADASTTRHFGGTGLGLTISSRLIDLMGGRVWLESQPGVGTTFHFLVRFGVADDQSPRRPAELSSLSNTRVLVVDDNSTNRRILQEVLLFWQMQPTLADSGAQALEKIAESVDNDAPFGLILLDYHMPNMDGIEFAERICDEYRDKYGPIIILSSSVSGLDPPRLRECGVARYLTKPVIVSELLDAVLGVMGIISPKPETPTIEPEAPKTPPRKILLVEDGAINQRVALGFLKKWNHEVELAVNGREAVEATKKQSFDVILMDIQMPEMNGLEATAAIRKSEEGTNQHQYIVAMTAEAMKGDREKCLNAGMDDYISKPFNPDELQDVIARATKQTDSSATEAITTEASADASAADKPEPAATTTQQGDEPDAVESTEPMLDWGHAVRQMGGDENLAIEVLRTFQDEVPTLIRQMRSAIKQNDPTTLCRSAHTMKGSSRFFGLSEIIDISASIESSGMEMEIAAAEEAVDQLERTCERLLREIEKRLASHPANSDDAAS
- a CDS encoding sulfatase-like hydrolase/transferase, which codes for MHRFQILSARNPGLSFVRSTLVICGMLVLASLGYEANAEDRPPNILFLFADDVGQEVLECYGGQSYRTPHLNELSRTGMKFNHAYSMPVCHPSRLTLMSGQYPFRHGQVTWGDYPKAAEETTFSRCLQRAGYATGIVGKWQLALLGDDPLHPQRLGFDHWELFGWHEGPRYYEPMIYRNGQVRDDTLGHYGPDLYQRGLIEFIKSNRDRPFMAYYSMALAHEVTDDLSPPVPHGPFDRYDSYPEMVAELDQAVGRLVAALNALQLREQTLILFLADNGTPPEIIIRADGEELIRTPVVSRCNGLDIPGGKKQLTNAGTNVPMIANWPGTIRPGQVVDDLVDFSDILPTFLDLAQAPLPPDVSLDGVSFADRLRGRGASPRQFAYCEEAVLPKAGGVEPDGESSGLKWVRTQDWKLYNDGRLYHMSEDEREQYPYRAAEDDATRSAIRAKLQKTFADLGLRTN